A portion of the Lolium rigidum isolate FL_2022 chromosome 1, APGP_CSIRO_Lrig_0.1, whole genome shotgun sequence genome contains these proteins:
- the LOC124689569 gene encoding heme oxygenase 1, chloroplastic-like, whose protein sequence is MAPASSASASLTTITTPRAPASATAAAAGRTKSGALSISTGPRRAPGICAASPQPRRRMVAAAAATEMAPAARGEGGGKPFVEEMRAVAMRLHTKDQAREGQKEPQAPPVNRWEPTAEGYLRFLVDSRLVFQTLEDIVDRAAVPWYAEFRNTGLERSEALKKDLEWFSEQGHTIPEPSAPGTTYASYLEELSEKDPQAFICHFYNVYFAHTAGGRMIGKKVAEKILNKKELEFYQWEGTLSQLLQNVRSKLNQVASNWSREEKNHCLEETEKSFAYSGDLLRQIFT, encoded by the exons ATGGCGCCCGCATCATCAGCATCAGCATCCCtgaccaccatcaccaccccgCGCGcccccgcctccgccaccgccgccgccgccggaaggaCCAAAAGCGGCGCCCTTTCCATCTCCACCGGCCCGCGCCGCGCGCCGGGGATCTGCGCGGCCAGCCCGCAGCCGAGGCggaggatggtggcggcggcggcggcgaccgagaTGGCGCCCGCCGCGAGGGGCGAGGGGGGCGGGAAGCCCTTCGTGGAGGAGATGCGGGCCGTGGCCATGCGCCTCCACACCAAGGACCAGGCCAGGGAGGGCCAGAAGGAGCCCCAGGCGCCCCCCGTCAACCGCTGGGAGCCCACTGCCGAGGGCTACCTGCGCTTCCTCGTCGACAGCAGGCTCGTCTTCCAGACGCTCGAGGACATCGTCGACCGCGCCGCCGTGCCCTGGT atgcagagtTTCGGAATACTGGATTGGAGAGATCAGAGGCACTAAAGAAAGATCTGGAATGGTTCAGTGAACAGGGTCACACAATTCCAGAACCATCTGCTCCTGGCACTACATATGCTTCCTATCTGGAAGAGTTGTCTGAGAAGGACCCACAAGCATTTATCTGTCACTTCTATAATGTGTACTTCGCTCATACTGCTGGAGGCCGAATGATTGGCAAAAAG GTTGCTGAGAAGATTCTGAACAAGAAAGAGCTGGAATTCTACCAGTGGGAAGGTACCCTGTCCCAGCTGCTGCAGAATGTCCGCAGCAAACTTAACCAAGTTGCTTCT AACTGGTCCCGGGAAGAGAAGAATCACTGCCTGGAGGAGACTGAGAAATCATTTGCCTATTCAGGAGATCTCCTACGCCAGATATTCACCTGA